The genomic region CGGCGTACTATCGAGAGGCGAAGGGATGTGAGGTCATTGACCTGGACGGTCGGTCCTACGTGGACATGTCGATTATGGGTATCGGTGCCTGTCTGCTGGGCTATCAGGATCCCGACGTGACTTCCGCTGTAGTCCGTCGCGTTCAGAGCGGGTCCATGTGCACGCTGAACAATCCCGAGGAGGTCGAACTCGCGCAGTTGTTGCTAGACATTCATCCTTGGGCCGAGAGTGTCCGTTACGCTCGTACGGGTGGAGAGGCCATGGCCGTTGCCGTGCGCATCGCGCGGGCCGCAACGAATCGGGATCTGGTGGCCTTCTGCGGATACCATGGCTGGCATGACTGGTATCTGGCCGCAAACCGCGCCGCGGGTGATGCATCGGCAGATGCCCTCGGTGGCCACCTGCTTCCTGGCTTGTCTCCTTGCGGTGTACCATCTCAGCTCGCGAACACGGCGATGCCTTTTGCGTACAACGACATCGATCAGCTTGCGGCGATCGTCGAGCAGCACGGTCGGCGTCTGGCCGCGGTGGTCATGGAGCCGACCCGCTCAGTCGAGCCCGCGCCGGGCTTTCTGGGCGGGGTGTGCGAGTTGTGCCAGAAGTGCGGCGCGGTTTTAGTGGTGGACGAAATCACCGCTGGCTGGCGCCTGGTGCTCGGTGGAGCTCATCTCAAGTATGGATGGCAGCCGGACATCGCGGTCTTTGCGAAAGCGCTTGGCAATGGTCACCCGATGGCCGCGGTCATCGGTCGCGCGGCGATCATGCAGGCAGCGCAGAGTTCGTTCATCTCCAGCACCTATTGGACTGAGGGCGTGGGTCCGGTGGCAGCTCTGGCCACGGTACGGAAGATGCAGCGTGTGGATGTACCCGCGCATATCGCCGCCATCGGACTGCGTTTCCGGAAGGGCATGCGTGAGATCGCCGATCGGCATGGTGTCGCACTGAGGCTCACGGGACATCCTGCGATCACGAGTCTGGTGTTTGAGCATCCAAGCGCCTTGGCCCTTCAGACTCTGCTGACCGTTCGCATGCTGGATCGAGGGATCCTGGCTGGAGGCGGATTCTATGCCTCGCTGGCACACCGAGAGGAGCATGTGGAGGGCTACCTGGCTGCGGCGGATGAGATATTTGCTGAGCTCTCGGAGGCCACTCGCCTGGGGGATGCCGAGCGACGCATTGGCGGAGAGGTGCGGCACAGTGGATTCGCACGGTTGACCTGAATAAACCTCTCA from Phycisphaerae bacterium harbors:
- a CDS encoding aminotransferase class III-fold pyridoxal phosphate-dependent enzyme, giving the protein MSTTRAPSVACTSGSGQRLYRRARTLIPGGTQLLSKRPEMFAPGQWPAYYREAKGCEVIDLDGRSYVDMSIMGIGACLLGYQDPDVTSAVVRRVQSGSMCTLNNPEEVELAQLLLDIHPWAESVRYARTGGEAMAVAVRIARAATNRDLVAFCGYHGWHDWYLAANRAAGDASADALGGHLLPGLSPCGVPSQLANTAMPFAYNDIDQLAAIVEQHGRRLAAVVMEPTRSVEPAPGFLGGVCELCQKCGAVLVVDEITAGWRLVLGGAHLKYGWQPDIAVFAKALGNGHPMAAVIGRAAIMQAAQSSFISSTYWTEGVGPVAALATVRKMQRVDVPAHIAAIGLRFRKGMREIADRHGVALRLTGHPAITSLVFEHPSALALQTLLTVRMLDRGILAGGGFYASLAHREEHVEGYLAAADEIFAELSEATRLGDAERRIGGEVRHSGFARLT